The following proteins are encoded in a genomic region of Pyrus communis chromosome 11, drPyrComm1.1, whole genome shotgun sequence:
- the LOC137708218 gene encoding snRNA-activating protein complex subunit, producing MMTDNGSGGANNNGGDKEEEEEEELSVPRGGPIYVPNVVGPLTSVPLFLSSILQELQDLEVEVSSNSSQVCDEDISVDELKILTEEELVDMAITEAFKDDEGAPILSPISEEPSNERSANDSETSNDKDCKAKRRRRKPTNEYNHALEDDEGTSNLSPIPEELSRRVSDSETSNDKACTKTLSKRKRTKANAHALNETYIARVERVKRIKEKQEEDKAAVTLHSFNRSLKTTEPSIASSRTIDRMKPLRSASSSVKVKSSSIQEYVPVQYPDVALSIEVYQSVQKKFKNQELLVLGQQTLTELRDKIDCLTDHVMQKAGQHDPSGYFLVEDTFCNDLRDPSAVDYSKPIFDWLKDSKGDAVKKWESVVAGELKKKQKAVVGDVTGSQLPSFRAVDMDKTKFSDLKFRLGAGYLYCHQGDCRHTFVIRDMRLIHPQDIQNRAAYPILLFQVKPVIQKCYACKIFRATKVTVDDKWAQENPCYFCDDCYYLLHYKDGHLLYDDFSVYDYHHD from the exons ATGATGACGGATAATGGCAGCGGCGGCGCCAACAATAATGGTGGTGataaggaagaggaggaggaggaggagctctCGGTTCCCAGAGGTGGGCCCATCTACGTTCCCAATGTTGTGGGTCCCCTCACCAGCGTCCCTCTGTTCCTGTCTTCTATTCTTCAAGAACTTCAG GATTTAGAGGTTGAAGTGTCTTCAAATTCATCCCAAGTCTGTGACGAAGATATTTC GGTGGATGAGCTTAAAATCTTGACCGAGGAGGAGTTAGTCGATATGGCTATCACGGAAGCATTTAAG GATGATGAAGGTGCTCCCATTCTCTCGCCTATTTCAGAAGAGCCCTCCAATGAAAG GAGTGCAAATGATTCTGAGACTTCAAATGATAAAGATTGTAAAGCGAAACGAAGGAGGAGAAAGCCAACAAACGAATATAATCACGCTCTTGAG GACGATGAAGGTACCTCAAATCTTTCACCTATTCCAGAGGAGCTTTCCAG GAGAGTAAGTGATTCTGAGACATCAAATGATAAAGCTTGTACAAAGACATTAAGCAAGAGAAAAAGAACAAAGGCAAATGCGCATGCTCTTAAT GAGACTTATATTGCAAGGGTGGAGCgtgttaaaagaataaaagaaaagcaAGAGGAGGACAAAGCGGCTGTGACTCTGCATTCTTTCAA CCGTAGTTTGAAGACGACTGAACCTTCCATTGCATCCTCAAGGACAATTGATAGGATGAAACCCCTAAGATCTGCAAGTTCATCAGTGAAG GTGAAGTCATCCAGCATTCAGGAATATGTACCTGTGCAATATCCAGACGTTGCTCTTTCCATTGAGGTTTACCAAAGTGTGCAAAAAAAGTTTAAG AACCAAGAGTTGTTGGTCCTTGGACAACAAACTTTGACCGAACTGAGGGATAAGATCGACTGTCTGACAGACCATGTGATGCAAAAGGCTGGTCAGCATGATCCTTCAGGATACTTCCTTGTAGAA GATACATTTTGCAATGATTTGAGGGATCCCTCCGCAGTAGATTATAGCAAACCTATATTCGATTGGCTTAAAGATTCTAAGGGCGATGCTGTAAAAAAATGGGAAAGCGTTGTAGCTGGAGAATTGAAAAAGAAGCAGAAGGCAGTCGTAGGAGATGTAACGGGGTCACAATTACCTAGTTTCAGAGCTGTTGACATGGACAAGACTAAATTCTCTGACTTGAAGTTCCGACTTGGTGCTGGATATCTGTATTGTCACCAG GGAGACTGCAGACATACATTTGTAATTCGTGACATGAGATTGATTCATCCCCAAGATATACAAAACAGGGCAGCTTATCCAATACTCTTATTTCAAGTGAAGCCAGTTATACAAAAATGTTACGCTTGTAAAATATTTCGAGCAACAAAGGTAACTGTAGATGACAAGTGGGCTCAGGAGAACCCGTGTTACTTCTGCGACGATTGTTATTACCTCCTTCACTATAAGGACGGACATCTTCTATATGATGACTTTTCCGTGTATGATTATCACCATGACTAA
- the LOC137708765 gene encoding RCC1 domain-containing protein RUG3, mitochondrial-like: MKAHLSLRHRSFAYLTRYLSSSPFSTAAATSKIPTLYEPTAATTIQDDDAPTTTLQLLSWGRGASGQLGGGIEEIRLYPTPVANLVVPTPSFTLSPSQGRIQTPNCSNQESNADRSIVEVGISCGLFHSSLLVDGKLWIWGKGDGGRLGFGHENSLFLPTLNPNLDSVRFVALGGLHSVALTATGEVYTWGYGGFGALGHSVYTRELFPRLVEGSWSGKICHISTSGTHTGAITESGELYTWGRDEGDGRLGLGPNRGPNEGGGLSIPSKVKALPMPVAAISCGGFFTMALTEDGELWNWGANSNYELGRGDKVGGWTPKPVPSLVSVRIIQIESGGYHSLALTDEGKVLSWGHGGHGQLGNSSLQSQKTPTVVEALTDERVIYIACGGSSSAAVTDKGKLYMWGYTKDSQLGVPGLPEIQPSPVEVKFLMEDDGLGAHNVLSVAVGASHAMCLVSRIEMSN; the protein is encoded by the exons ATGAAAGCCCACCTGTCTCTCCGCCACCGCTCTTTCGCATACCTCACTCGCTACCTCTCCTCCTCACCCTTCtccaccgccgccgccacctCCAAAATCCCCACCCTTTACGAACCCACTGCCGCCACCACCATCCAAGATGACGACGCCCCCACCACAACCCTCCAACTCCTCTCATGGGGCAGAGGCGCCTCCGGCCAGCTCGGCGGCGGCATCGAAGAAATCCGACTCTACCCAACCCCAGTCGCCAACCTCGTCGTTCCCACCCCATCCTTCACTCTTTCACCATCCCAGGGCCGAATTCAAACCCCCAATTGCTCGAATCAAGAGAGCAATGCCGACCGCAGCATTGTGGAGGTCGGTATTTCTTGTGGGTTGTTCCACTCTTCGCTGTTGGTGGATGGTAAGCTTTGGATTTGGGGTAAAGGCGACGGCGGTCGACTTGGTTTTGGACATGAGAATTCTCTGTTTCTGCCCACTTTGAACCCGAATTTGGATTCAGTTCGCTTTGTGGCTCTTGGCGGGTTGCATTCGGTGGCGCTCACAGCCACCGGCGAAGTCTATACTTG GGGTTATGGTGGTTTTGGTGCACTTGGACATTCTGTTTATACTAGGGAGTTGTTCCCTAGATTGGTAGAAGGATCGTGGAGTGGGAAAATATGTCATATTTCAACTAGTGGGACGCATACTGGTGCCATCACGGAATCAG GAGAACTTTATACTTGGGGTCGAGATGAAGGGGATGGTAGATTGGGACTTGGTCCTAATCGAGGCCCAAACGAGGGTGGTGGACTTAGCATACCGTCCAAAGTAAAAGCATTACCTATGCCAGTGGCTGCCATTTCTTGCGGAGGGTTTTTCACAATGGCACTAACGGAAGATGGGGAACTTTGGAATTGGGGAG CAAACTCTAACTATGAGCTTGGAAGGGGCGATAAGGTTGGTGGTTGGACACCAAAACCAGTTCCTAGTCTTGTAAGCGTTCGTATCATTCAGATAGAAAGTGGTGGATATCATTCTCTTGCGTTAACCG ATGAAGGTAAAGTACTTTCTTGGGGACATGGTGGGCATGGTCAGTTGGGCAACTCTTCTTTACAAAGTCAGAAAACACCCACAGTTGTTGAGGCTTTAACTGATGAGCGTGTTATCTATATTGCTTGCGGGGGTTCATCTTCAGCAGCTGTAACAG ATAAAGGAAAGTTGTATATGTGGGGATATACCAAAGATTCTCAGTTAGGAGTACCTGGGTTGCCAGAGATCCAACCATCCCCCGTTGAAGTCAAGTTTTTAATGGAGGATGATGGATTGGGAGCCCACAATGTGCTGTCTGTTGCAGTTGGTGCTTCCCATGCCATGTGCTTGGTTTCAAG GATTGAAATGTCCAACTGA
- the LOC137709352 gene encoding polygalacturonase inhibitor 1-like produces the protein MAKPHSHSPLPLSLLLLLLLSLLLTPSLQRTQKLSPVDLRALIAIKNSLTDVPSRRGSPAAFFSTWDFSAPDPCSTFSGLTCSSGRVTTITLGTGLSDSPGLAGSLPPSIADLTELTQLILFPGIVTGPIPFQLGWLASLRVISLTNNRLTGRIPQSLSLLPNLHTLDLSYNSLAGPIPPGLTQLPNLKVLILASNSLSGEVPYNVSSQLLHLDFNRNGLTGPLPPSLPKTLRYVSLSENDMSGPISSVFDSLADLVHLNLGSNSFSGPLPQTLFRTTLQSLLLQRNNFSGWVPQAGSQPPSYGEGSIVDLSHNAITGELSPILAGVESLYLNNNRLIGTVPREYVKSVYVGTTRTLYLQHNYISRFPVEPGSMFPDTVSLCLSYNCMVPPVGMAACPASAGTELSRPASQCSVFNYG, from the coding sequence ATGGCCAAACCACACTCTCACTCCCCACTCCCACTctcactcctcctcctcctcctcctctcactCCTCCTCACTCCCTCCCTCCAACGAACCCAGAAACTCTCCCCCGTCGATCTCCGCGCCCTCATCGCAATCAAAAACTCCCTCACCGACGTCCCTTCCCGCCGTGGCTCCCCCGCCGCATTCTTCTCCACCTGGGACTTCTCCGCCCCCGACCCCTGCTCCACCTTCTCCGGCCTCACCTGCTCTTCCGGCCGAGTCACTACCATCACCCTCGGCACTGGCCTCTCCGACTCCCCCGGTCTTGCCGGGTCGCTCCCGCCCTCCATCGCCGACCTCACCGAGTTAACTCAGCTCATCCTCTTCCCCGGAATCGTCACCGGTCCGATCCCGTTTCAGCTCGGTTGGCTCGCCAGCCTCCGTGTCATCTCCCTAACCAACAACCGTCTCACTGGCCGGATTCCTcagtccctctctctcctccccaaTCTCCACACCCTCGATCTCAGCTACAACAGCCTCGCGGGCCCTATCCCGCCGGGTCTGACCCAGTTACCCAACCTCAAGGTCCTAATCCTCGCCTCCAATTCCCTCTCCGGCGAGGTCCCCTACAACGTGTCGTCCCAGCTACTTCACTTGGACTTCAACCGCAACGGCCTCACCGGCCCGTTACCACCCTCTCTCCCGAAGACGCTCCGTTACGTGTCGCTCTCGGAAAACGACATGTCGGGCCCCATCAGCTCCGTCTTCGACTCGCTCGCCGATTTAGTCCACCTCAATCTCGGATCCAACAGTTTCAGTGGGCCCCTCCCGCAAACTCTGTTCCGCACGACCCTCCAGTCCCTCCTGTTGCAACGGAACAATTTCTCCGGGTGGGTCCCGCAGGCAGGGTCCCAGCCCCCATCGTACGGTGAGGGTTCGATCGTGGATTTGAGCCACAATGCCATAACGGGTGAGCTGTCGCCGATCTTGGCGGGTGTGGAGAGCTTGTATTTGAATAACAACCGTCTGATCGGGACGGTGCCGAGGGAATACGTTAAGAGCGTGTACGTGGGGACCACCAGAACGTTGTACCTGCAGCACAATTACATTTCCCGGTTCCCGGTCGAGCCCGGGTCGATGTTCCCCGATACAGTGTCGTTGTGCTTGAGCTACAACTGCATGGTGCCGCCCGTGGGGATGGCGGCGTGCCCGGCCAGCGCGGGAACGGAGCTGTCGAGGCCGGCGTCGCAGTGCTCGGTGTTTAACTACGGCTAA